The following proteins are encoded in a genomic region of Parabacteroides pacaensis:
- a CDS encoding RagB/SusD family nutrient uptake outer membrane protein codes for MKKILFALFVNSLLLTSCESFLELPKEHEPSSSSYFKTAEEFEQLVVGAYQPLRSVYGRNNFVCGEMRSDNTHYEYYIKQGGQEHGDREAICNFMDGEENWYSNGLFNDSYNGIAKTNVIISRMHDGIPEPTRSTAVAEARFLRALYYYNLVRFFGEVPLHDKEVVSSEGATKPKAPVADIFNLIRTDLDEAIKVLPEVKAFPQSGRATKGAAQTLLASAYLYQKQYGEALALLHQVASQGYGLLDRYADVFKIENKNSKESIFEIQFKEGTEGQHSMYLYYFLPKSSDNSAIINIANSNTYESGGCNVPTMDLLHSYEKGDNRLEASIAVVEGEMDGDNFISKRLVSPAEYQPANDTPYRYMCNKYNNPHSVYRETADNWPVFRYADVLLMIAECLNETGKSPEALPYINLVRQRAGLAPLTETNQQKLRTLILHERRIELAFENHRWHDLVRTGNAIATLNAHGKEMKAAYPYLSPNAYQVTEARLVFPIPFRETVWNPNL; via the coding sequence ATGAAAAAGATACTATTCGCTTTATTCGTCAACTCTCTTCTGCTTACCTCTTGCGAGAGTTTTTTAGAGTTACCCAAAGAACACGAACCCAGTTCCAGTTCCTATTTCAAAACCGCCGAAGAGTTCGAACAACTGGTGGTAGGAGCCTACCAACCCTTACGCTCGGTATACGGAAGAAACAACTTCGTCTGCGGGGAAATGCGTTCGGACAATACCCATTACGAATATTACATTAAACAAGGAGGCCAGGAACATGGCGACCGGGAGGCGATCTGCAACTTTATGGACGGAGAAGAAAACTGGTACTCCAACGGCTTATTCAACGATTCGTACAACGGGATAGCAAAGACCAACGTAATCATCTCCAGGATGCACGACGGAATACCGGAACCCACCCGTTCCACGGCAGTTGCCGAAGCCCGCTTCCTGCGCGCCCTGTATTACTACAACCTGGTGCGTTTCTTCGGGGAAGTGCCCTTGCACGACAAAGAAGTCGTATCGTCCGAAGGAGCAACCAAACCCAAAGCGCCGGTTGCAGACATATTCAACCTGATCCGCACGGACCTGGACGAAGCCATCAAAGTGCTGCCGGAAGTGAAAGCCTTCCCGCAATCGGGCAGGGCAACTAAAGGAGCAGCCCAAACGTTACTGGCTTCGGCATACTTATACCAAAAACAATACGGCGAAGCGTTAGCCCTATTACACCAGGTAGCCTCCCAGGGATACGGGCTACTAGACCGGTATGCCGACGTATTTAAAATAGAGAACAAAAACAGCAAAGAATCCATATTCGAAATACAATTCAAAGAAGGAACCGAAGGACAACATTCTATGTACTTGTACTATTTCCTTCCTAAGTCGTCAGACAACTCGGCAATTATCAACATCGCCAATTCCAACACCTACGAATCAGGAGGCTGCAACGTACCCACCATGGATTTGCTACATTCTTACGAAAAAGGAGATAACCGGTTGGAAGCCTCCATCGCCGTGGTAGAAGGAGAAATGGACGGAGATAACTTTATCAGCAAACGGCTGGTTTCGCCTGCGGAGTACCAACCCGCCAACGATACGCCGTACCGGTATATGTGCAACAAATACAACAATCCTCATTCGGTATACCGGGAAACTGCCGACAACTGGCCCGTATTCCGCTACGCAGACGTCTTATTGATGATAGCCGAATGCTTAAATGAAACAGGCAAATCGCCGGAAGCACTACCCTACATTAACCTGGTACGCCAAAGAGCCGGTTTAGCCCCCTTAACGGAAACTAACCAGCAAAAACTGCGCACGTTGATCTTGCATGAAAGAAGGATAGAGCTTGCCTTCGAAAATCACCGTTGGCACGACCTGGTAAGAACCGGAAATGCCATAGCTACCCTGAATGCCCACGGAAAAGAAATGAAAGCGGCTTATCCTTACTTAAGCCCCAACGCGTACCAGGTTACCGAAGCACGCCTTGTATTCCCTATTCCTTTCCGCGAAACCGTATGGAATCCCAACTTGTAA
- a CDS encoding L-fucose/L-arabinose isomerase family protein codes for MNTKIGLIGIGLSTYWAQFEGLYDKLCRYQQFIADKITEENVSVINAGLVDDPDKAQTAAETLVKEDVEIIFLYISTYALSSTVLPVVQKVNKPVIILNLQPTPAIDIDTLNSLADRGKMTGMWLEHCQACAVPEVCAVLNRTQITYDIISGYLEEEQSWQLIKQYIAAAKVKNTLSHCRLGILGHYYNGMLDVYTDITRQQSVFGIHFQLLEMCELNKYREEVTDEQKSDKIAQFSRLFEIVPECSGAEINRAAQTAVALDCLIEKHHLGGMAYYYEGTPGGTYENIITSVIAGNTILTAHNIPIAGECEVKNLIAMKILSLLGAGGSFAEFYGIDFNDDIVMLGHDGPAHLNIAEGSVKLVPLPLYHGKPGQGLSIQMTVKYGPVTLLSVVETEGTVALLVAQGESVPGKILQIGNTNSRYRFPIDVKSFINKWSKAGPSHHCAIGSGHYGAEIEKLATLLSIPVIRIC; via the coding sequence ATGAATACAAAAATAGGATTAATCGGGATCGGCCTAAGTACTTATTGGGCTCAATTTGAAGGTTTATATGATAAATTATGCCGTTATCAACAATTCATTGCCGATAAGATTACGGAAGAGAATGTGTCGGTTATCAACGCCGGGTTGGTAGACGATCCGGATAAAGCGCAGACTGCCGCAGAAACATTAGTAAAAGAAGACGTGGAAATAATTTTCCTTTATATCTCTACTTACGCTTTATCCTCCACCGTACTTCCTGTGGTTCAAAAAGTAAACAAACCGGTTATCATCCTAAATTTACAACCTACGCCAGCTATCGATATCGATACGCTCAATTCGTTAGCCGACCGGGGAAAGATGACAGGAATGTGGCTGGAACATTGCCAAGCATGCGCCGTGCCGGAAGTATGCGCCGTATTGAACCGTACCCAAATCACATACGATATCATTTCCGGATACTTAGAGGAAGAACAATCGTGGCAACTTATCAAACAATATATAGCAGCAGCCAAAGTAAAAAACACATTAAGCCATTGCCGGCTGGGTATACTGGGGCATTATTATAACGGAATGCTGGATGTTTACACGGACATAACCCGGCAACAATCCGTCTTCGGTATTCACTTCCAGCTATTGGAAATGTGCGAATTAAACAAATACCGGGAAGAGGTAACCGATGAACAAAAGTCAGATAAAATCGCCCAATTTTCACGTCTGTTCGAAATCGTGCCGGAATGTTCCGGGGCAGAGATAAACCGCGCAGCTCAAACGGCGGTTGCCCTCGATTGTTTAATTGAAAAGCATCACTTAGGGGGAATGGCTTATTATTATGAAGGAACACCCGGCGGTACATACGAAAACATCATCACCTCCGTAATAGCGGGCAATACAATATTGACAGCCCATAACATTCCTATCGCCGGGGAGTGTGAAGTAAAAAACCTGATCGCCATGAAAATTCTTTCTCTCTTGGGGGCAGGCGGATCATTTGCCGAATTTTACGGCATCGACTTTAATGACGATATTGTTATGCTTGGCCACGACGGGCCTGCCCATTTAAATATAGCAGAAGGGAGTGTTAAACTAGTACCTCTTCCCCTATACCATGGAAAGCCCGGGCAAGGATTATCCATACAAATGACTGTAAAATATGGCCCTGTTACCCTTTTATCGGTAGTAGAAACAGAAGGTACGGTTGCTTTATTAGTGGCTCAAGGAGAAAGTGTACCGGGAAAGATATTGCAAATTGGCAATACGAACAGCCGCTATCGTTTCCCCATCGATGTAAAAAGCTTTATTAACAAATGGTCTAAAGCCGGTCCGTCCCATCATTGCGCCATAGGCTCCGGCCATTACGGCGCCGAAATAGAAAAACTAGCGACCTTACTTTCTATCCCTGTTATACGAATCTGTTAA
- the rnr gene encoding ribonuclease R: protein MNFMARKDKDNHEKKNKKGKKHMKKKAMIHAIISAFQASPKEPVNYKQISKIIGVESQQEKLWVCDILNTLAEDDFLIEVDRGRYRLNELETIAVGTFERRSNGKNSFLPEDGGTPIFVAERNSGHAMDGDKVKVQLLARRKGCPSEAEVVEILEHQQGTFVGTLQVTKGFAFLVTENKKLANDIFIPKDKLKGGKNGQKAIVRIMEWPENAKNPLGEVLDILGEAGQNNTEMHAILAEFGLPYQYPESVEKAAEKITDTITQEEINAREDFRNITTFTIDPKDAKDFDDALSIRRLPNGNWETGVHIADVTHYVKPGSTIDKEAESRATSVYLVDRTIPMLPERLCNQICSLRPDEEKCCFSAIFEMDEEANVKNSRIVRTVIKSDRRFTYEEAQNIIETGEGDYKEEILAMNALAKKLRERRFKNGAINFDRYEVKFEIDEKGKPISVYFKESKDANKLVEEFMLLANRTVAEFVGKAPKGKTKKTFVYRIHDLPDPEKMENFASFIRRFGYKLKTEGSKSDVSKGINKLLDQVQGKREENLIETVAIRAMAKAVYSTVNVGHYGLAFEYYTHFTSPIRRYPDMMVHRLLERYLSGGRSVTQKKYEEICKHCSAMEQTAANAERASIKYKQVEFMSDKLGMIFDGVISGVTEWGLYVEINENKCEGLVPIRDLDGDYYEFDDKNYCLTGRRTKKQYRLGDPLTIKVVQANLERKQLDFTIAE, encoded by the coding sequence ATGAATTTTATGGCTAGAAAAGACAAAGATAACCACGAGAAAAAAAATAAAAAGGGGAAAAAACACATGAAAAAGAAAGCAATGATTCATGCTATTATCAGTGCATTTCAAGCTTCCCCTAAAGAGCCGGTCAATTATAAACAGATCAGTAAAATCATCGGGGTAGAAAGTCAACAAGAAAAACTATGGGTGTGTGACATTTTAAATACCTTGGCAGAGGATGATTTTTTAATAGAAGTAGATCGTGGCCGTTATCGCTTAAATGAGCTAGAAACCATAGCCGTAGGTACTTTTGAACGACGTAGCAACGGAAAAAATTCATTTCTTCCTGAAGATGGAGGCACGCCTATCTTTGTTGCCGAACGCAATTCCGGGCACGCAATGGATGGAGATAAAGTCAAAGTACAACTGTTGGCACGCCGGAAAGGTTGTCCGTCCGAAGCTGAAGTGGTAGAGATTCTCGAACACCAGCAGGGTACATTTGTGGGCACTCTTCAAGTTACCAAAGGTTTCGCTTTTCTGGTTACCGAAAATAAAAAGTTAGCAAATGATATATTTATTCCTAAAGATAAACTTAAGGGAGGAAAAAACGGACAGAAAGCAATTGTCCGCATTATGGAATGGCCTGAAAACGCAAAGAATCCGTTAGGAGAAGTACTGGATATATTAGGAGAAGCCGGGCAGAATAACACCGAAATGCATGCGATCCTGGCAGAATTCGGATTGCCTTACCAATATCCGGAAAGCGTAGAAAAAGCAGCAGAGAAAATAACAGATACCATTACGCAAGAAGAAATTAATGCCCGGGAAGATTTCCGGAATATCACTACTTTTACGATTGACCCGAAAGATGCCAAGGATTTTGACGATGCACTTTCTATCCGCCGGTTACCCAATGGAAATTGGGAAACAGGAGTGCATATTGCGGATGTTACGCATTATGTCAAGCCAGGTAGCACCATTGACAAAGAAGCCGAATCACGGGCAACTTCCGTTTACTTGGTAGACCGTACCATCCCCATGCTTCCCGAACGTTTATGTAACCAAATATGCTCTTTACGTCCGGATGAAGAAAAATGTTGCTTCTCCGCTATCTTTGAAATGGATGAAGAAGCTAATGTAAAAAACTCACGGATTGTACGGACTGTTATAAAAAGCGATCGCCGGTTCACTTATGAAGAAGCACAAAATATCATTGAAACCGGAGAAGGGGATTATAAAGAAGAAATCCTAGCCATGAATGCTTTAGCGAAAAAGCTTCGCGAACGCCGTTTTAAGAATGGAGCTATCAACTTCGATCGTTATGAAGTAAAATTCGAAATCGATGAAAAGGGAAAGCCTATCAGTGTCTATTTCAAAGAATCGAAAGATGCCAATAAATTGGTGGAAGAATTTATGTTACTTGCCAACCGGACTGTTGCGGAGTTTGTAGGCAAAGCACCTAAAGGAAAAACGAAAAAAACTTTTGTCTATCGGATTCACGACCTTCCGGACCCGGAAAAGATGGAGAATTTTGCTTCCTTTATCCGTCGCTTCGGATATAAATTGAAAACAGAAGGTTCTAAAAGTGACGTATCCAAAGGAATCAATAAACTGTTAGATCAAGTACAAGGGAAACGAGAAGAAAATTTAATTGAAACCGTAGCGATCCGTGCTATGGCCAAAGCGGTTTATTCTACTGTAAATGTAGGTCACTATGGGTTGGCATTCGAGTATTATACTCATTTTACTTCGCCCATCCGCCGTTATCCCGACATGATGGTACATCGTTTATTAGAACGTTATTTAAGCGGAGGCCGGAGTGTAACTCAAAAAAAATACGAAGAAATCTGTAAACATTGTTCTGCAATGGAACAAACAGCGGCAAATGCGGAAAGAGCTTCCATCAAGTATAAACAAGTGGAATTCATGAGTGATAAATTGGGCATGATATTCGATGGGGTCATCTCCGGAGTTACCGAATGGGGATTATACGTAGAGATAAACGAAAACAAATGTGAAGGCTTAGTACCTATCCGGGACCTGGATGGTGACTATTATGAATTTGACGATAAGAACTATTGTTTGACAGGACGCCGTACCAAAAAACAATATCGGCTGGGTGACCCGTTAACTATTAAAGTAGTACAAGCTAATTTGGAAAGGAAACAGCTGGACTTTACAATTGCAGAATAA
- a CDS encoding AraC family transcriptional regulator → MYVTCTGRVLKDYQLIYITEGKGYFESSHVKKTPVEKGTILFLFPNEWHNYSPDKSTGWATYWIGFEGDYINTLIKNAFFSPVTPTIQVHLHETVTSLFIEAIKIAKTEQSGYQQIAGGIVVHLLGLIRSIDINKQFERNNLRSIVEQARIIMKQKVDENVSLQEIADQLKLSYSWFRKLFKNYTGLSPAKYQSQLRIQRAKEYLSDTTLSIKEIAFRMNFESITYFSAFFKSNVGITPSEYIHKYVLSKRKE, encoded by the coding sequence ATATATGTTACCTGTACAGGCCGGGTTTTAAAAGATTATCAACTAATTTATATAACCGAAGGAAAAGGATACTTTGAAAGTAGCCACGTAAAGAAAACCCCGGTAGAAAAAGGAACTATCCTTTTTCTATTTCCAAACGAATGGCACAATTATTCCCCGGACAAATCGACCGGCTGGGCTACTTACTGGATCGGCTTTGAAGGTGATTATATAAACACATTGATCAAAAATGCTTTTTTCTCTCCTGTAACTCCAACTATACAAGTACATCTCCATGAAACAGTCACTTCTTTATTTATAGAAGCCATTAAAATTGCCAAAACCGAACAAAGCGGATACCAGCAAATAGCGGGAGGAATAGTAGTACATTTATTAGGATTAATCCGGTCTATCGATATCAATAAACAGTTTGAACGCAATAATCTCCGCTCCATTGTAGAACAGGCCAGAATTATAATGAAACAAAAGGTAGACGAGAATGTCAGTTTACAAGAAATTGCCGACCAATTAAAACTCAGTTACTCCTGGTTCAGGAAACTATTTAAAAACTATACCGGTTTATCACCGGCAAAATATCAAAGCCAATTAAGGATTCAACGTGCCAAAGAATATCTGTCGGATACCACCTTATCTATTAAGGAAATTGCCTTCCGAATGAACTTCGAATCAATTACTTATTTCTCTGCCTTCTTCAAAAGCAATGTAGGAATAACCCCTTCCGAATACATTCATAAATACGTACTTTCAAAAAGAAAAGAGTAA
- a CDS encoding SusC/RagA family TonB-linked outer membrane protein, translating into MKNKLLCFMFLLFAYGINAQVKIAGTVRDTEGIPLPAVNIIEKGTTNGVISDYNGNYVIQVTDNRAILEFSFIGFIKKEVPVSNNTKINVQLKEDNIGLNEVIVVSFGTQKKRDMTGAVSSLKAENTRDMPITQFAQGMQGRVSGVQIYQANGRPGEGMVFRIRGAGSLNSGNTPLFVVDGMPIAGEISNISPDEIESYSVLKDASATALYGSRAANGVILITTKRAKTGKTTVEFSANIGVQSIPMERMPNLMNGTEYAQWKKNYYEDMIKYTGWTNPETGKQEIPKEYRNPEQYGKGTDWFGKIIRQAPIQNYSITVNSGTDKLRATVVAAYTNQKGVLKNTGYERFNVRLNTEYHLSEAVRFGVNLAPSHRVHNNHSTDGGWNIIASALYAPPILPFTNEDGSYPEQLQAFGSLPQPHPYVMLTKRVNTYKGTRILGNAFAEFDIIEGLTWRSTINIDTESNNHRTYTPKEAAGGINGIGTKSSGEYQTGFATTWLTEHTLNYSHTFGNHALEALGGFTAQKYRWEGSGIYGENYSNDYPWLNQAQTTKMSGSNTPTAWAVASFLARVNYSYKDKYLFQAALREDGCSRFGADNRWGLFPSVSAGWIVSEEPFMKKISPVLNYLKARISYGTTGNNNIGDYTYAASIANANYVFNGQIESGTYLSNLENRMLGWEITKQLDFGLDFGFLNDRIYFQTDYWDKCTTDMLYNLSLPYSSGYGSIWTNGGKVKFWGVDFDLETKNLIGEFTWSTNLNLSFSKNKVLSLGNNTDHLGGDGDYGGDWNRTEVGKPMGFLYGYLYDGVFMNEEELAKGPKYADSDANRASIVGSPRMKDISGPDGVPDGIITKDDRTMIGNPHPDVLFGMTNNFSYKNFDLSFLIAGSLGGDLVVRTMEYSYNLDGAFNMDKELLKGWRSETNPGNGVIPRAAGPSGTTWLARDRSSLMVYKASYAALKNITLGYTFPVRNNWIKKARIYGSIQNVCILTGYPGPNPEASANGANALYGGIDDSAYPVPRTFSMGVNVTF; encoded by the coding sequence ATGAAAAACAAATTATTATGCTTTATGTTTTTACTTTTTGCATACGGTATAAATGCACAAGTAAAAATTGCAGGTACGGTAAGAGACACCGAAGGAATTCCTCTGCCTGCTGTAAATATTATTGAAAAGGGTACTACCAACGGAGTCATTTCAGACTACAACGGGAACTATGTGATTCAGGTTACCGATAACCGGGCCATACTTGAGTTCTCATTCATCGGATTCATTAAAAAAGAAGTTCCGGTAAGCAACAACACGAAAATAAACGTACAGCTCAAGGAAGATAATATAGGTCTGAACGAAGTCATTGTTGTCAGTTTCGGTACACAGAAAAAAAGAGACATGACAGGTGCCGTATCCAGCCTGAAAGCGGAAAATACACGCGATATGCCGATCACGCAGTTTGCCCAAGGAATGCAAGGCCGCGTATCGGGAGTGCAGATTTACCAGGCGAACGGACGTCCCGGCGAAGGAATGGTTTTCCGTATCCGGGGAGCCGGATCTTTAAATTCCGGGAACACTCCTCTTTTTGTAGTGGATGGAATGCCCATTGCCGGAGAAATCAGTAATATAAGTCCCGACGAAATAGAATCTTACTCGGTTCTGAAAGACGCATCCGCTACCGCCTTATATGGCTCCCGCGCTGCAAACGGAGTCATCCTGATTACCACAAAGAGAGCGAAAACAGGCAAAACCACGGTAGAATTCTCCGCCAACATAGGGGTACAATCCATTCCCATGGAAAGGATGCCCAACCTGATGAACGGTACCGAATACGCCCAATGGAAAAAGAATTATTACGAAGATATGATAAAGTACACCGGCTGGACCAATCCCGAAACCGGAAAACAAGAAATACCCAAAGAATACCGCAACCCGGAGCAATACGGCAAAGGCACCGATTGGTTTGGGAAAATAATCCGCCAGGCACCTATACAAAACTATAGCATTACCGTTAATTCCGGCACGGATAAACTCCGCGCTACCGTAGTAGCAGCCTATACTAACCAAAAAGGCGTACTTAAAAACACAGGGTACGAAAGATTTAACGTACGCCTAAATACAGAATACCATTTATCCGAAGCCGTTCGTTTCGGCGTTAATTTAGCACCCTCCCACCGTGTACACAACAATCATTCTACCGACGGAGGATGGAATATTATTGCATCTGCACTCTATGCCCCTCCTATTTTACCTTTTACCAATGAAGACGGCAGTTATCCGGAACAACTCCAGGCATTCGGCAGCTTGCCACAGCCCCACCCATACGTTATGCTTACCAAAAGAGTAAACACCTATAAAGGCACACGCATCCTGGGAAATGCATTTGCCGAGTTCGATATTATAGAAGGGCTGACCTGGCGGTCTACCATCAACATCGATACGGAAAGCAATAACCACCGGACGTATACCCCGAAAGAAGCTGCGGGAGGTATCAACGGAATCGGCACAAAATCTTCGGGAGAATACCAAACCGGATTTGCTACCACGTGGTTAACCGAACACACGTTAAACTACAGTCACACCTTCGGCAACCATGCACTAGAAGCACTAGGCGGTTTTACGGCACAGAAATACCGATGGGAAGGCTCCGGCATTTACGGAGAAAACTACTCCAACGACTACCCGTGGCTGAACCAGGCCCAGACAACTAAAATGTCAGGCTCCAATACCCCCACCGCCTGGGCTGTCGCTTCATTCCTAGCACGTGTAAATTACAGTTATAAAGACAAGTATTTGTTCCAGGCAGCTTTAAGGGAAGACGGCTGTTCACGTTTCGGAGCCGATAACCGCTGGGGATTGTTCCCTTCCGTTTCTGCCGGCTGGATTGTTTCCGAAGAACCGTTTATGAAGAAAATCTCACCCGTCCTCAATTATTTAAAGGCAAGAATAAGTTACGGAACCACCGGTAACAATAACATAGGTGATTATACGTATGCCGCAAGCATCGCTAATGCCAATTACGTCTTCAACGGGCAAATAGAAAGCGGAACTTACCTTTCGAACCTCGAAAATAGGATGTTAGGTTGGGAAATAACAAAGCAACTAGACTTCGGACTGGATTTCGGGTTCCTGAACGACCGTATTTATTTCCAAACAGATTACTGGGACAAATGCACTACGGATATGCTTTATAACCTGTCCTTGCCTTATTCAAGCGGATACGGCAGTATCTGGACGAACGGCGGTAAAGTAAAATTCTGGGGAGTGGATTTCGATTTGGAAACCAAGAACCTCATCGGAGAGTTTACATGGTCTACCAACCTGAATCTCTCATTCAGCAAAAACAAAGTTCTTTCTTTAGGAAACAATACGGATCATTTGGGCGGTGACGGAGATTACGGGGGCGACTGGAACCGCACGGAAGTAGGCAAACCGATGGGATTTCTCTACGGATACCTATACGATGGCGTATTTATGAACGAAGAAGAGCTGGCAAAAGGCCCTAAATATGCCGATTCCGACGCAAACCGGGCTTCCATCGTAGGCTCGCCCCGGATGAAAGACATAAGCGGGCCGGACGGTGTTCCCGACGGAATCATTACCAAAGACGACCGCACGATGATAGGCAATCCGCATCCGGACGTATTATTCGGCATGACCAATAACTTTTCATACAAGAACTTCGACCTGAGTTTTCTTATTGCCGGTTCATTGGGAGGCGACCTGGTAGTCCGCACCATGGAGTATTCCTACAACCTGGACGGAGCCTTCAACATGGACAAAGAACTATTGAAAGGATGGCGCTCCGAAACCAATCCGGGCAACGGAGTAATCCCCAGGGCAGCCGGCCCCAGCGGAACCACCTGGCTGGCACGCGACAGAAGTTCCCTGATGGTATACAAAGCATCGTATGCCGCACTGAAAAATATTACCCTGGGATACACTTTTCCTGTCCGTAACAACTGGATTAAAAAAGCACGCATTTACGGAAGCATCCAAAATGTCTGCATCCTTACCGGTTATCCGGGCCCTAATCCGGAAGCAAGCGCAAACGGAGCCAATGCTCTGTACGGAGGGATAGACGACAGTGCCTACCCTGTGCCACGGACATTTTCCATGGGCGTTAACGTAACATTTTAA
- a CDS encoding NAD-dependent epimerase/dehydratase family protein translates to MKVLITGASGFIGGFLVEEALKRGYETWAGIRTESSKKRLQDPRIHFIDLKYNDKAGLVRQLAAFAREQGAWDYVIHNAGVTKTLHKEDFYRVNARNTNTFLEALAEADCTPKKFLLMSSLSVVGKGDEVNFRPIDLTIHPAPDTAYGQSKLLAEQYVKKQQAFPYIILRPTGVYGPGEKDYFMEIKSIASGLDFAVGFTPQRITFIYVKDLVQVAFLALEKEEIKNRVYFVADGSVYTDIEFARIIQDILGKNHVFHARIPLSVARLACQCSEWIGLLTKKVTALNTDKYNILKQRNWICDVAPLQNDLGFIPRYSLREGLQESIEWYQAAGWL, encoded by the coding sequence ATGAAAGTATTGATTACGGGAGCAAGCGGTTTTATCGGCGGTTTTTTGGTAGAAGAAGCATTAAAGAGAGGGTATGAGACTTGGGCAGGTATACGGACAGAGAGTAGTAAAAAACGGTTACAAGATCCTCGTATTCACTTTATCGATTTAAAATATAATGATAAAGCCGGACTGGTGAGACAATTGGCTGCTTTCGCTCGTGAACAGGGTGCATGGGATTATGTGATTCATAATGCAGGGGTGACTAAAACCTTACATAAAGAAGATTTTTATCGGGTAAATGCTCGGAATACAAATACCTTTTTAGAAGCCTTGGCAGAAGCGGATTGTACTCCGAAAAAATTTCTCTTGATGAGTAGTTTAAGTGTTGTAGGGAAAGGAGATGAAGTAAATTTCCGGCCTATTGATTTGACTATTCATCCGGCTCCCGATACAGCGTATGGACAAAGTAAACTTTTAGCGGAACAATATGTAAAAAAACAGCAGGCCTTTCCTTATATTATTTTGCGTCCCACCGGAGTATATGGGCCTGGTGAAAAAGATTACTTTATGGAGATAAAATCCATCGCTTCCGGTTTGGATTTTGCTGTTGGGTTTACTCCCCAACGCATCACTTTTATTTATGTGAAAGATCTGGTCCAGGTTGCTTTTCTTGCTTTAGAGAAAGAAGAAATAAAAAACCGTGTGTATTTCGTAGCGGATGGAAGCGTATATACGGATATAGAGTTTGCCCGGATAATTCAGGATATATTAGGGAAAAACCATGTCTTTCATGCCCGTATTCCTTTAAGTGTTGCCCGCTTAGCTTGCCAGTGTTCCGAATGGATAGGACTTCTCACTAAAAAAGTAACCGCATTAAATACGGATAAATATAACATCCTGAAACAACGTAATTGGATTTGCGACGTTGCTCCCTTGCAGAATGATTTAGGCTTTATTCCCCGGTATTCTTTACGGGAAGGGTTACAAGAAAGTATAGAATGGTATCAAGCTGCCGGATGGCTTTGA
- a CDS encoding head GIN domain-containing protein: protein MRIKEIVVILILMAGFTNCAQTKINGDGNLTTKEIKVSDFQEIKLHGNSLEFNYEQKKDTSPYMQITIDNNLFDLLDIRSEGKTLIIGPKNKNEQLLPTRFLVKANSTDLTKIHKAGDGNFSVNSPLTTSTLEIDLAGSVVVHLKDTASVDEIKLDMAGSGTFQALHLHVHTLRCKTAGSNKIYLGGQANNSSFHMAGLGNVKALGFTSKKLSCQIAGNGDIKANVTDKMDLKVAGNLTIFYKGNPTINKKIAGNYRAIQVEE from the coding sequence ATGCGAATAAAAGAGATTGTAGTTATTCTTATTTTAATGGCCGGATTCACCAACTGTGCTCAAACAAAAATAAATGGAGACGGGAATCTGACAACTAAAGAGATAAAGGTATCGGACTTTCAAGAAATTAAATTACATGGTAATTCCTTGGAATTTAATTATGAACAAAAAAAAGACACTTCTCCTTACATGCAAATTACGATCGATAATAATTTATTTGATCTCCTGGATATTCGTTCGGAAGGAAAGACTTTAATTATCGGGCCTAAAAATAAAAATGAGCAATTACTTCCTACTCGTTTCCTAGTTAAAGCAAACTCTACCGATCTGACAAAAATCCATAAAGCCGGCGATGGAAATTTCTCTGTAAATTCACCTCTTACCACTTCTACACTAGAAATCGATCTAGCGGGATCAGTTGTGGTACATTTGAAAGATACCGCAAGTGTCGATGAAATAAAACTCGACATGGCAGGAAGCGGAACATTCCAAGCACTCCATCTTCATGTACATACTTTACGTTGTAAAACAGCAGGTAGTAATAAAATTTATTTGGGCGGCCAAGCCAACAATTCATCTTTCCATATGGCAGGCTTAGGAAATGTAAAAGCATTAGGATTCACCAGCAAAAAACTATCTTGCCAAATAGCGGGCAATGGAGATATAAAAGCCAATGTAACAGATAAAATGGATTTAAAAGTAGCAGGGAACCTGACTATTTTTTACAAAGGAAATCCTACAATTAATAAAAAAATAGCGGGAAACTATAGGGCCATCCAAGTAGAAGAATAA